In the Bicyclus anynana chromosome 6, ilBicAnyn1.1, whole genome shotgun sequence genome, one interval contains:
- the LOC112046602 gene encoding uncharacterized protein LOC112046602 — MAVWIWMTVLLCGSHAAVLPPPWADVKRNPCASHPRGWLMLYWPSDGKCYTIYKKGHPCSETQELSPGRLGGRTVAECKCPPGTAQLPHTKMCHKLFEKGPCRAGEYFAPVEESFNMRGERQGMCVKPQQCADETLLYWPPDGRCYYRLTQGPCYPGAILDLGGDGLAYCTCVPDSPHYWAPDGGCYAHYSRGPCERGQLFLPGARCGCDPQLPQYHSETAGCYELDSLGPCSKGHVFAITEVSGNGSRAECRCKNFHARAADGACYRLYTRGPCAQDEMISRGGRCVKVPCGRGRLYVPERRRCYRPGTAEPCRVGEHLAFDFDARPALDGLSYNGVCVCENQHCGRKEISSCSSRKGTAIFDGACHILNTQGPCSSGSWLIRDSDDQIVCQCRPGFNCTQQNKPYS, encoded by the exons ATGGCGGTATGGATATGGATGACAGTTCTGCTCTGTGGAAGTCATGCTGCAGTACTGCCACCACCCTGGGCTGATGTCAAGAGGAATCCCTGCGCATCTCATCCTCGAGGTTGGCTGATGCTGTACTGGCCTTCGGATGGAAAATGCTATACCATATACAAG AAAGGCCACCCATGTTCTGAGACTCAGGAGCTGAGTCCCGGGCGGCTGGGCGGGCGGACGGTGGCGGAGTGCAAGTGCCCCCCGGGCACGGCGCAGCTGCCCCACACCAAGATGTGCCACAAGCTGTTCGAGAAGGGCCCATGTCGCGCGGGGGAGTACTTCGCGCCGGTCGAAGAGTCCTTTAACATGCGAGG TGAACGTCAGGGCATGTGTGTAAAGCCGCAGCAGTGTGCGGACGAGACCTTGCTCTACTGGCCGCCCGACGGTCGCTGCTACTACCGCCTCACTCAGGGGCCCTGCTATCCTGGCGCCATATTGGATCTGGGTGGTGATGGACTCGCCTATTGCACG TGTGTGCCGGACAGTCCTCACTACTGGGCGCCAGACGGCGGGTGCTACGCGCACTACTCGCGCGGGCCGTGCGAGCGCGGGCAGTTGTTCCTGCCCGGAGCGCGCTGTGGCTGTGACCCGCAACTGCCACAGTACCACAGCGAAACTGCCGGCTGTTATGAACTAG ATTCTCTGGGCCCCTGTTCCAAGGGCCACGTGTTTGCGATCACTGAAGTGTCAGGGAACGGGTCCCGAGCCGAGTGCAGATGTAAGAACTTCCACGCGCGAGCAGCAGACGGCGCATGCTACAGGCTCTACACCAGAGGGCCGTGTGCTCAAGATGAGATGATTTCGAGAGGTGGACGGTGTGTGAAG GTACCATGCGGCAGGGGTCGCCTGTACGTCCCTGAGAGGCGGCGATGCTATCGACCAGGCACGGCTGAGCCCTGCCGAGTTGGGGAACACCTAGCGTTTGACTTCGATGCAAGACCAGCGTTGGATGGACTCAGCTACAACGGGGTTTGTGTCTGCGAGAATCAGCACTGTGGTAGGAAGGAG ATATCGTCATGTTCGTCGCGCAAAGGCACGGCGATATTCGACGGAGCGTGCCATATCCTCAACACGCAGGGCCCGTGCTCCAGCGGCTCCTGGCTCATCAGAGACAGTGATGACCAGATTGTCTGTCAGTGTAGACCTGGCTTTAATTGTACTCAACAGAATAAGCCGTACAGTTGa